The Psychrobacter sp. 28M-43 genome segment TGTGGCTTACCTTCAGTTAACGTACCTGTCTTATCAAAAGCCACGACATTCACGCGACCCATGGTTTCTAAAGCACTGCCACCTTTGATGAGTAAGCCGCGGCGTGTACCAACAGCCAACCCTGATGCAATGGCGGCCGGAGTAGATAGGATGAGTGCGCAAGGACAGGCGATTAGCAATAGTGCAAAACCACGATATAACCAAGTCGCCCATTCTCCTCCCATCGTTAGCGGCGGAACAATAATAACCAGTGCAGCGATAGCCATCACCGCTGGGGTGTAATACCGACTAAATTTTTCAATGAAACGAGCCGTAGGGGCTTTAGAGGTTTGCGCTTGCTCTACCAAATTGATAATGCGTGCAATGGTGTTGTCAGCAGCTGTCTTTTGTACACGGATTTGCAGCGCTCCTTGCATATTGATTGATCCTGCAAATACCGCATCACCTATCGCCTTGGCAACGGGAATTGATTCGCCAGTAACAGGTGAGTCATCAAGACTAGAGCTACCTTGAACAATGACACCATCAGCGGATACTTTATCGCCAGGACGTACCAATACCAGATCATCGACCTGCAACGAAGCTGCCGGAACGTCACGTTGTCCGCCTTGTGCATCAAGTAAAATCGCAGTCTTTGGCACTAATGATGCCAATGCCCTGATACCAGCACGGGCACGATCTGCTGCCACACCTTCTAACAATTCACCGACAGAGAACAAAAAGACAACCGCCGCCGCCTCTTCAGCTTCACCAATGATAAGTGCACCAATTGCCGCGATAGACATCAGCATTTCAATGGAAAACAGGGTGCCTGTCATTGCCAAGGTTATAGACTTTCGGGCAAAAGGGAAAACACCCACAATGACGGCAATAGCAAATGCCCACATGCCATAATCAGGGAAAAGTAATGCCAACGCGTAGGCGACACTCATCAAGACGCCGAGACCAACCACTTGCTTACCTTTTCTGGTTTGCCACCAACGCTGTGGCTGCGTATTTAATAGATTATCACTAATGCTGTCTGCTGCGTTTGCTTGATCAGTAGTGGCAGATATGCCAAAACCCAGACGCTTGATGGTCTTTTCAATATCGCTGCACTGAGTATCTGAATCAGGGGCAAGCGATAGCTCTAACTTTTCAGTCGCAAAATTAAGCTGTATGTCAGAAACACCGGGCATACGTGCTAATGCAGTTTCGATTTTTCTGACGCAACTGGCACAGTCCATACCTTCAATACGATATTGCATAATAAACTGCCTCATTATAAGAATTCATTTGATAACGCTATTGTGAACCCTCTAGTGGCTTCAGAGTCAAGGCCGTTTATATGCAATTGTATAAACTTGATTTCCTTATGGCTAAACCTTATAGTTACTTTAATGTTTTCAGTTTTGAAATGACTTTGAAATAACTTCAAGAGAACTGTGAGGTAACTATGCTAATAAAGATTGGCGAGCTTGCTAAGCGCACAGGCGCTACAGTAGAAACCATTCGCTATTATGAAAAAGAAAAGCTATTACCAGAACCTTCCCGTAGTGAGGGGAATTATCGCTTATATCGCGAAAGTCATATCGAGCGTCTACAGTTCGTTCTGCACTGTCGTACACTAGATATGACATTGGATGAAGTACGGACTTTACTTAAGTACTGGGAAGAGCCTAGCAGAGATTGCGTTGATGTCGATACCTTGTTGGATGAACATATCCGCGCTGTAGAAACACGTATAGAAGAGCTAAAACAGTTAAAAAAACACTTAAGTGTTTTGCGACAGAAATGCGTCAGTAGCGCACCAGCGAAGTCATGTGGCATATTGAATGCACTTGCTGATCATTCTTGTCATGAAAATTCGCCATATGGCTCATAGTAAATATTATCTGAATAGATGCAAATAATTAATACTTATTCATCGCTATATATAACGCCTCTGCTGCTTGTTAATTACTATGCCACCATCGCACTTGATTCTATTTAAACGCATTGTAATGACTTGGTTAAACAAACTCTGATGATTTGGCCTCTTCAAAAAACGCGAACCATAGACGCCTACCCTCCTCATTAATACGCCGCACCGTCTCAAAATACTTTTGCCGTGCGTCCTCATCTACTAAGGGAGCAGGAAGTAGAGGATCAAAAACAACACTTCGGATACCTGCATCTCCAAGGATAAATATTTCTCGAAGCGCCACATGGAACGGCAAGTCGTCCAAACCACTTAGCCAGTCGGTGAGCTGCTGCGACTTCTCTTTATAATGCTTTTCAAGATGCATGTCTGACCAAAGTGCTCGTACTTTTTTCTGCCTAACCTCATCAAAGTCATTGGCCTTAAAAACCGCAGCTTCCTCTTCTAATCCTAAGTCCAATAAACGCTGACGGACGACATCAATACCGCCTAATAAATTATTGGGGCGCAGATAAAGCCCCTTATCGAGTTCACGAAACCCCAATAATGACAAAGCACGAGCACGGGCACGCAGCGCTTTACGGTCACTGCGAGGTAATCCACCGGT includes the following:
- a CDS encoding PaaX family transcriptional regulator, with product MNKPTPRLLLLRLLMVAEANTLSASEAVLAGSIFGMTENSIRVTLARLIQADLAESIGPATYKLGPKAQKLGADVALWQTADKRTIKSDGSWIAVVTGGLPRSDRKALRARARALSLLGFRELDKGLYLRPNNLLGGIDVVRQRLLDLGLEEEAAVFKANDFDEVRQKKVRALWSDMHLEKHYKEKSQQLTDWLSGLDDLPFHVALREIFILGDAGIRSVVFDPLLPAPLVDEDARQKYFETVRRINEEGRRLWFAFFEEAKSSEFV
- a CDS encoding heavy metal translocating P-type ATPase; translation: MQYRIEGMDCASCVRKIETALARMPGVSDIQLNFATEKLELSLAPDSDTQCSDIEKTIKRLGFGISATTDQANAADSISDNLLNTQPQRWWQTRKGKQVVGLGVLMSVAYALALLFPDYGMWAFAIAVIVGVFPFARKSITLAMTGTLFSIEMLMSIAAIGALIIGEAEEAAAVVFLFSVGELLEGVAADRARAGIRALASLVPKTAILLDAQGGQRDVPAASLQVDDLVLVRPGDKVSADGVIVQGSSSLDDSPVTGESIPVAKAIGDAVFAGSINMQGALQIRVQKTAADNTIARIINLVEQAQTSKAPTARFIEKFSRYYTPAVMAIAALVIIVPPLTMGGEWATWLYRGFALLLIACPCALILSTPAAIASGLAVGTRRGLLIKGGSALETMGRVNVVAFDKTGTLTEGKPQVTDVIAFTQKQSVQEHIGPEGQNEMLALFASVESASSHPLAKAIIDHAKAANISIPIASNAYATAGKAVHATVAGRPLAIGSPVYATKKSLMSMAQQADIEVLQKEGKIVSVLYDEQSDEVLGLIALRDELREDAQAGVAQLKAMGVRSVMLTGDNRLTAQALASHLEMEWEAELLPEDKLRLLNEMKDNSKIAMIGDGINDAPALATADVGIAMGGGTDVAIETADIALLKSRVTDVAHLIALSRATMSNIHQNVMFALGLKFIFLITTVLGITGLWIAVLADTGATVLVTLNALRLLRFKGAQPLTTLSKAK
- the cadR gene encoding Cd(II)/Pb(II)-responsive transcriptional regulator, which produces MLIKIGELAKRTGATVETIRYYEKEKLLPEPSRSEGNYRLYRESHIERLQFVLHCRTLDMTLDEVRTLLKYWEEPSRDCVDVDTLLDEHIRAVETRIEELKQLKKHLSVLRQKCVSSAPAKSCGILNALADHSCHENSPYGS